In a single window of the Micrococcaceae bacterium Sec5.7 genome:
- a CDS encoding sugar ABC transporter permease: MRRREFALLMGPSLLVMLGLLVVPLVRTIQWSFQKVEYGSPGDFIGLSNYAQAMSDPRLGRAVFFTLLLTVIVTATILVLGYLIATGMNGLGKLRPYILGAMLVAYVLPNIVGAVSFSWLFDQNFGGAVNYVIQALTGQNILWFTETWPNRIMVIAHTVWHLLPFSMLMILAGLQGVPKELREAALIDGASGRKTHLYVIIPTIRGVLGFVCLITIMDVLRTFDNLIPLSPQADAIGNESIMLYVFDTAFRDGSAQLGLGSAINVLAILLILVCLFPFIRGLLKEAKAKA, encoded by the coding sequence ATGCGTAGACGCGAGTTCGCGCTACTGATGGGCCCCAGCCTGCTCGTGATGTTGGGCCTTCTGGTGGTTCCGTTGGTCCGCACCATTCAATGGAGCTTCCAAAAAGTGGAATACGGATCCCCGGGGGATTTCATCGGGCTGTCCAACTACGCCCAGGCAATGAGCGATCCCCGCTTGGGGCGCGCAGTGTTTTTCACTCTGCTGCTGACGGTCATCGTGACCGCAACGATCCTCGTGCTGGGTTACCTGATTGCCACCGGGATGAATGGCCTTGGAAAGCTCCGCCCTTACATCCTCGGTGCCATGCTCGTTGCCTACGTACTGCCGAACATCGTCGGTGCGGTCTCGTTTTCCTGGCTGTTCGACCAGAACTTTGGTGGCGCGGTGAACTACGTCATCCAGGCGCTCACCGGCCAGAACATCCTGTGGTTCACGGAAACGTGGCCAAACCGGATAATGGTCATCGCACACACTGTGTGGCACCTGCTGCCGTTTTCCATGCTCATGATCCTTGCTGGCCTGCAGGGCGTGCCCAAAGAGTTGCGCGAGGCGGCCCTCATCGACGGCGCATCGGGGAGAAAGACGCACTTGTACGTCATCATCCCCACCATCCGGGGTGTCCTGGGCTTCGTGTGCCTGATCACCATCATGGATGTGCTGCGCACCTTTGACAATCTCATTCCGCTGTCCCCGCAGGCGGACGCCATCGGCAACGAATCGATCATGCTCTACGTCTTTGACACGGCGTTCCGCGACGGATCCGCGCAACTTGGCCTCGGCAGCGCGATCAACGTGCTCGCCATCCTCCTCATCCTGGTTTGCCTCTTCCCGTTCATCCGGGGACTCCTCAAGGAAGCGAAAGCCAAAGCATGA
- a CDS encoding extracellular solute-binding protein: MRFHKHLRTGAAALAVVASLAGVTACGAGSRSGAQDATAVACDYTMPTADTTVNVLAYNSSAIDPFTNTMVKSCTRDKVTLKHDPIDFGGQVTKTTASLAGGSGSYDVLETYGFVVPGFAAKGNIEPLDDYVAKYADKYKLNALSKQMRSAMSYDGKLYGLPMQAQMYVLAYRKDVFDSLGLKPPTTFAEMIDAAKAIQAKGEIKYPIALPLNATADITTNYQAAMNSNGKDFLDSSGKPQFASNESRKALEGMKSLRPYMDPQVTTFDQPKVQQQMFNGTAAMAIMFSGRMNDLTLPANTKLADKFAFAAPPAVEGGAPYLYSRLSVDGWSIPKNTKLDKDMLFQMMAASVSEDASKASVPAAYPAREGMVSDDSSKYAAAANATLGKSMPTPGNPSAAPVTNAIRPIVVQVITGQLDIEAGMQQMQSIAEKTIAGS; this comes from the coding sequence ATGCGATTCCACAAACACCTCCGGACGGGCGCCGCGGCGCTCGCCGTCGTGGCCAGCCTCGCCGGCGTCACGGCATGCGGCGCAGGTTCGCGCAGCGGGGCCCAGGACGCGACGGCCGTGGCATGCGACTACACGATGCCCACTGCCGACACGACCGTGAACGTCCTTGCCTACAACTCGTCGGCGATCGATCCGTTTACCAACACGATGGTCAAGAGCTGCACGCGCGACAAAGTCACGCTCAAGCACGACCCCATCGACTTCGGCGGCCAGGTCACCAAGACGACGGCGAGCCTCGCCGGCGGCTCGGGAAGCTACGATGTCCTCGAGACCTACGGTTTCGTCGTTCCCGGCTTCGCCGCGAAGGGCAATATTGAACCGCTCGATGACTACGTCGCCAAGTACGCCGACAAGTACAAGCTCAACGCACTGAGCAAACAAATGCGCTCGGCGATGTCCTACGACGGCAAGCTCTACGGGCTTCCCATGCAGGCACAGATGTACGTGCTCGCCTACCGGAAGGACGTCTTCGATTCGCTGGGGCTCAAGCCGCCCACTACATTTGCGGAGATGATTGACGCCGCGAAAGCCATCCAGGCAAAGGGAGAGATCAAGTATCCGATCGCCCTGCCTTTGAACGCAACCGCCGACATCACAACGAACTACCAGGCGGCGATGAACTCAAACGGCAAGGACTTCCTGGATTCGTCCGGCAAGCCGCAGTTTGCGTCCAACGAGTCGCGGAAGGCGCTGGAGGGGATGAAGTCCCTCCGGCCCTACATGGATCCCCAGGTGACGACGTTTGACCAGCCAAAGGTCCAGCAGCAGATGTTCAACGGTACTGCGGCGATGGCTATCATGTTCTCAGGCCGCATGAACGACCTCACACTGCCGGCCAACACGAAGCTCGCGGACAAGTTTGCGTTCGCCGCTCCCCCCGCTGTCGAAGGCGGCGCTCCGTACCTTTACAGCCGACTTTCGGTGGATGGCTGGTCGATCCCGAAGAACACCAAGCTGGACAAGGACATGCTCTTCCAGATGATGGCGGCCTCTGTCAGCGAGGATGCCTCGAAGGCTTCCGTGCCGGCCGCCTACCCCGCCCGGGAAGGCATGGTCAGCGATGACAGCTCGAAGTACGCTGCGGCAGCGAACGCCACGCTCGGCAAGTCCATGCCGACGCCGGGGAACCCGTCGGCGGCTCCGGTCACCAACGCCATCCGGCCCATTGTGGTCCAGGTCATCACCGGCCAACTGGACATCGAAGCGGGCATGCAACAGATGCAGAGCATCGCTGAAAAGACCATAGCGGGCAGTTGA
- the hisD gene encoding histidinol dehydrogenase, translating into MHLTYADKSRLSGAVTVVREPNRPDVAAQSDPKVISTVSAMLSTIEAGGIEAVRDYAERLDGWKGGTAFEISPADADKLTADLPADLREALDAGAERTQRFAHMQRARLTDFEDEVIPGVVCGQKYVPVGTVGAYLPAGRFPLLASAFMTVGVARAAGVPNIVSCTPPSKNGQVHPAVLYSARVSGAERIFALGGVQALAAMAFGLLDASPADMIVGAGNAYVAEAKRQLYGTVGIDVLAGPSEVAVIADDTASAAMVAADLLAQAEHGPTSPACLVTTSHRLAAEVEIEIERQLRGLATGEIAGAAWRDWGSIYVADSPQTAIEVMDTLAPEHLEILTADPDYYLDNLRNYGSLFLGQWSTVAYADKGMSGTNHVLPTGRGARYTEGLSVARFLKQLTYQRATREATVAQAGPVVTIADFEQMPAHRDSAQLRLDLIRAPDASGLVAAP; encoded by the coding sequence ATGCACCTAACTTATGCAGATAAATCGCGCCTCTCCGGCGCCGTGACCGTCGTCCGCGAACCGAACCGTCCGGATGTGGCTGCGCAGTCCGACCCAAAGGTCATCTCCACCGTCTCCGCCATGCTCTCCACGATCGAAGCCGGGGGCATCGAAGCCGTGCGCGACTACGCCGAACGGCTCGATGGCTGGAAGGGCGGCACGGCGTTTGAAATCAGCCCTGCCGACGCCGACAAGCTCACCGCAGACCTCCCCGCCGACCTGCGGGAAGCGCTAGACGCCGGCGCCGAGCGCACGCAGCGCTTCGCCCACATGCAGCGGGCGCGCCTGACAGACTTCGAGGACGAAGTCATCCCGGGCGTCGTCTGCGGCCAGAAATACGTCCCGGTCGGCACCGTGGGCGCCTACCTGCCGGCCGGAAGGTTCCCCCTGCTCGCCAGCGCCTTCATGACCGTGGGCGTCGCTCGGGCGGCGGGCGTGCCGAACATCGTCTCCTGCACCCCGCCCTCCAAAAACGGTCAGGTCCACCCGGCCGTCCTCTACTCTGCCCGGGTGTCCGGAGCAGAGCGCATCTTCGCCCTGGGCGGCGTGCAGGCCCTTGCCGCGATGGCCTTCGGCCTCCTCGACGCCAGCCCGGCGGATATGATCGTCGGCGCCGGAAACGCGTATGTCGCCGAAGCCAAGCGGCAGCTCTACGGAACGGTGGGCATTGACGTCCTTGCAGGTCCCTCCGAAGTGGCAGTCATAGCGGACGACACCGCCAGCGCCGCCATGGTTGCGGCGGACCTGCTGGCGCAGGCCGAGCATGGGCCCACGTCCCCGGCATGCCTGGTAACGACCTCGCACCGCCTCGCCGCCGAGGTCGAGATCGAGATCGAACGGCAGCTCCGGGGACTCGCCACGGGCGAGATTGCGGGCGCCGCCTGGCGCGACTGGGGCTCGATCTACGTTGCAGACTCCCCCCAAACAGCCATCGAAGTCATGGACACCCTGGCCCCCGAGCACCTCGAGATCCTGACGGCGGACCCCGACTACTACCTCGACAACCTCCGGAACTACGGATCGCTGTTCCTTGGCCAGTGGTCCACAGTTGCCTACGCCGACAAGGGCATGTCGGGCACCAACCACGTCCTGCCCACCGGCCGTGGTGCCCGCTACACCGAGGGCCTGTCGGTGGCCCGGTTCCTCAAGCAGCTCACCTACCAGCGCGCCACACGGGAGGCCACCGTGGCGCAGGCCGGGCCGGTGGTGACCATCGCCGACTTCGAACAGATGCCGGCCCACCGGGACAGCGCCCAGCTTCGCCTCGACCTCATCCGTGCGCCGGACGCGAGCGGCCTTGTGGCAGCACCCTAG
- a CDS encoding carbon-nitrogen hydrolase family protein: MQRNLSLVAVQAPPQLIGAPLEAFADEAARALESNPGTKLLVFPELHLFGDGSPDRHRTDALRAAAEPLDGPRMVGLADLARRLGVWLVPGSLCETGPRGELFNTQVVLSPSGELAGSYRKIFPWRPHEPYDPGDRFVVVDLGGAGRVGLNICYDAWFPEATRQLAWMGADVILNVVKTTTPDRALELVLARANAIVNQVFVVSVNCGGPTGEGRSIIVDPEGAVIAEAPDAAPMRLAANLDLGAVDRVRAEGTAGVTRMWSQFQPGEPAIELPVYGGRIDPATWRPAPRS, translated from the coding sequence GTGCAACGCAATCTTTCCCTCGTCGCCGTGCAGGCTCCGCCGCAGCTCATCGGAGCTCCCCTTGAAGCCTTTGCCGATGAGGCCGCCAGGGCTCTGGAGAGCAATCCGGGCACGAAGCTCCTGGTGTTTCCCGAGCTTCATCTCTTCGGCGACGGCTCTCCCGATCGCCACCGGACCGACGCTCTCCGCGCCGCCGCCGAGCCACTCGACGGACCCCGCATGGTGGGCCTTGCGGACCTGGCGCGGAGGCTGGGCGTCTGGCTCGTCCCGGGAAGCCTGTGCGAGACCGGGCCGCGCGGCGAGCTGTTCAACACCCAGGTGGTGCTGTCGCCCTCAGGCGAACTCGCAGGAAGCTACCGGAAGATCTTTCCCTGGCGCCCGCACGAGCCGTACGATCCCGGCGACCGGTTTGTCGTCGTCGACCTCGGCGGGGCAGGACGGGTGGGACTGAACATCTGCTATGACGCCTGGTTCCCGGAGGCTACCCGCCAGTTGGCCTGGATGGGTGCCGACGTCATCCTCAACGTCGTCAAGACGACGACGCCGGACCGCGCCCTCGAACTGGTGCTTGCCCGGGCGAACGCCATCGTGAACCAGGTTTTTGTCGTGAGCGTCAACTGCGGCGGCCCGACCGGGGAAGGCCGCAGCATCATCGTTGATCCCGAGGGCGCCGTCATCGCGGAGGCGCCCGACGCGGCGCCGATGCGGCTGGCGGCAAACCTGGACCTCGGTGCTGTCGACCGGGTGCGGGCGGAGGGCACTGCTGGAGTGACCCGCATGTGGTCCCAGTTCCAGCCCGGAGAGCCTGCCATCGAGCTGCCCGTCTACGGTGGCCGCATCGACCCGGCAACCTGGCGGCCGGCCCCGCGTTCCTGA
- a CDS encoding ATP-binding protein has protein sequence MDPVDNPYTPNAGATPEIVIGRDEFLEDFRVLLRRLDRGRTNQSMIVTGLRGVGKTVLLGEFRQIAEEFRWKVLELEASKHDDDHFRQTIYSQLRAALYQISPKAKWGDKARKAAQVLQSFSLSIDPSSGAPTLSLDVDAAEGFADHGNLTLDLTDVLVAIGEAAKEHGTGLVLLFDEVQFLSQTQLEAVIQAIHKSVQRRLPVTFVGAGLPQIAELAGDAKSYAERLFKFPKIGSLDFEDAKKALAEPAHVEHVHFNDDALVRAFELTEGYPYFVQELGYQVWAVADGDVITLEDVEDAKDAYEAKLDSSFFRVRLDRATQLQIAYMRAMAQLGPDSQKAADVAGVMGRESTQLAPTRSELINMGLLYTPSHGYAGFTVPHFDRFMLRAVPQLDVPPVQKRRTKPKK, from the coding sequence ATGGACCCCGTGGACAATCCCTACACCCCGAATGCAGGTGCCACTCCGGAGATTGTCATTGGGCGTGACGAGTTCCTGGAGGACTTCCGCGTGCTCCTGCGCAGACTCGACCGAGGCCGCACCAATCAGTCCATGATCGTGACCGGACTTCGAGGTGTTGGAAAGACCGTTCTGCTAGGAGAGTTCCGCCAGATAGCCGAGGAGTTCAGGTGGAAGGTCCTCGAACTCGAGGCCAGCAAACATGATGACGACCATTTTCGCCAGACCATATACTCACAGCTTCGGGCGGCGCTCTACCAGATTTCTCCAAAGGCAAAATGGGGAGACAAAGCCAGGAAGGCCGCCCAGGTCCTGCAGTCCTTCAGCCTTTCCATCGATCCTTCGTCCGGTGCCCCCACCTTGTCGCTGGATGTTGATGCTGCAGAGGGATTCGCGGACCACGGTAATCTCACCCTTGACTTGACTGACGTACTGGTCGCTATAGGGGAGGCCGCCAAGGAACACGGGACGGGATTGGTCCTGCTGTTCGACGAGGTCCAGTTCCTGAGTCAAACTCAGCTGGAAGCCGTGATCCAGGCGATACACAAGTCGGTGCAAAGGAGGCTCCCGGTAACGTTCGTCGGTGCAGGATTGCCCCAGATCGCCGAGCTGGCCGGGGACGCAAAATCCTACGCTGAGCGACTCTTCAAGTTTCCAAAGATCGGATCCCTGGATTTCGAAGATGCAAAGAAAGCCCTGGCGGAGCCCGCACACGTCGAGCACGTGCACTTCAACGACGACGCGCTTGTCCGGGCATTCGAACTGACGGAAGGCTACCCATACTTCGTGCAAGAGCTGGGGTATCAAGTATGGGCGGTTGCCGACGGTGACGTCATCACGCTCGAAGATGTTGAGGACGCGAAAGACGCATACGAGGCAAAACTGGACTCCTCGTTCTTCCGGGTCCGGCTGGACAGAGCTACACAGCTTCAGATTGCCTACATGCGTGCCATGGCGCAGCTCGGCCCCGACTCCCAGAAGGCCGCGGATGTGGCCGGAGTCATGGGGCGTGAATCCACCCAGCTGGCCCCCACCCGGTCAGAGCTCATCAATATGGGATTGTTGTACACTCCCTCGCACGGCTACGCCGGATTCACGGTGCCCCACTTCGACCGATTCATGCTTCGGGCTGTGCCACAGCTGGACGTCCCCCCGGTGCAAAAGAGACGCACGAAGCCGAAGAAGTAA
- a CDS encoding DUF4193 domain-containing protein, which translates to MATDYDEVRSDVKESQDRSLEALQSANAPDARSVVSELEEADALDEGLTPGGEIVAEELIVQVIPQAADEFTCYFCFLVRHRSQLARESNGHSYCIECEG; encoded by the coding sequence GTGGCAACCGATTACGACGAAGTCCGTTCCGACGTCAAGGAATCCCAAGACCGTTCGCTGGAGGCATTGCAGTCTGCCAATGCCCCGGATGCCCGCAGCGTCGTCAGTGAACTGGAAGAAGCCGATGCGCTTGATGAGGGACTTACCCCCGGGGGAGAGATCGTCGCTGAGGAGCTCATCGTTCAGGTCATTCCTCAAGCCGCGGACGAGTTCACCTGCTATTTCTGTTTTCTCGTTCGACACCGGTCCCAACTGGCGCGCGAAAGCAACGGCCACTCTTACTGCATCGAGTGCGAAGGCTAG
- a CDS encoding IS3 family transposase, translating into MTAARRRFTQEFKDELCREVINTSKPMKDVATAYGVGPETLRTQKTEPANLNSVVKMCRWLGVSTSGFYHWLTRPQSATSTRRKALTARIQHYFEESEGTYGYRRIHADLAAEQIECSPELVRQVMRQEGLLACQPRPFRVTTEADALAADNMPDLVKRDFTATRPGVKFVGDITYIHTWQGFIYLATVIDCYSKKVVGWSIADHMRTELVTDALNNAAATTLIEPDAIWHSDRGSVYTSAGFRALVTSLGMRSSMGRTGVCWDNSMAESFFSMLKNERVYRTVYATKSQARSDVIRYIEGFYNSRRRHSALGYRRPNEIHYGYQQPALAA; encoded by the coding sequence ATGACTGCAGCACGACGGCGTTTCACCCAGGAGTTCAAGGACGAGTTGTGCCGTGAGGTGATCAACACGTCCAAGCCCATGAAGGACGTGGCCACCGCATACGGCGTCGGCCCCGAGACTCTGCGCACCCAAAAAACTGAGCCCGCCAACCTGAATTCGGTCGTGAAGATGTGCCGCTGGTTGGGCGTCTCAACCTCCGGTTTCTACCACTGGCTGACCCGCCCGCAATCGGCGACGTCCACCCGGCGCAAGGCACTGACAGCGCGGATCCAGCACTATTTTGAGGAGTCCGAAGGAACCTACGGGTATCGCCGAATCCATGCCGACCTCGCCGCGGAACAGATTGAATGTTCGCCCGAACTCGTGCGGCAGGTCATGCGCCAGGAGGGCCTCCTGGCCTGCCAGCCGCGGCCATTCCGGGTCACAACCGAAGCCGACGCGTTGGCCGCGGACAACATGCCCGACCTCGTCAAGCGTGACTTCACCGCCACGCGTCCCGGGGTGAAGTTCGTCGGCGACATCACTTACATCCACACCTGGCAGGGGTTCATCTACCTGGCCACCGTCATCGACTGCTACTCGAAGAAGGTCGTCGGCTGGTCCATCGCCGATCACATGCGCACCGAACTCGTCACCGACGCCCTCAACAACGCCGCCGCAACGACCCTGATTGAGCCCGACGCGATCTGGCACTCCGACCGCGGCAGCGTGTATACCTCGGCCGGGTTTCGGGCCTTGGTGACCAGTCTGGGGATGCGCTCATCAATGGGCCGCACGGGCGTGTGTTGGGACAACAGCATGGCGGAGTCTTTCTTCTCGATGCTCAAAAATGAGCGCGTCTACCGGACCGTTTACGCGACCAAATCACAAGCTCGCAGCGACGTTATCCGCTACATCGAGGGGTTTTACAACAGTCGACGCCGGCACTCCGCGCTCGGTTACCGACGGCCTAACGAAATCCACTATGGTTATCAACAGCCAGCCCTGGCAGCGTAG
- a CDS encoding DUF3883 domain-containing protein, whose protein sequence is MVINIRLSDRQTADSDDPLGRDWYGYDPEATPERLWANNRGDWFLSARSISDERWAALNYQGRVVLVAELKDPDHEILVGNTRAPKKALIGRVLPAGHSIHQALIGTQVEYAPGSRNSISYGPDPEMAGVVDADLPEAWDLPGPGGQGLQMDAEVRRAIENAAQDRLMRYYRDRGWTVTDTRQNRPYDAEAVRGAERIYLEAKGTQSRGDSVIVTRNEVDHARQYPGLCVMGVWSGMRLVDGEVEPETGDFRIVDFNPEDRQLRPRDFDWTLPGDAT, encoded by the coding sequence ATGGTTATCAACATCAGGCTCAGCGACCGACAGACCGCCGATAGCGATGATCCGCTTGGACGTGATTGGTACGGCTACGACCCTGAGGCAACACCGGAGCGGCTCTGGGCTAACAATCGGGGTGACTGGTTTCTGAGCGCGAGGAGTATCTCAGATGAGCGTTGGGCAGCACTCAACTACCAAGGCCGGGTCGTGCTGGTCGCGGAACTCAAGGACCCGGATCACGAGATCCTGGTAGGTAACACACGGGCGCCAAAAAAGGCTCTCATCGGCCGCGTCCTGCCAGCCGGACATTCCATTCACCAAGCCCTAATCGGAACGCAGGTCGAATACGCGCCTGGCAGCAGGAACTCAATTTCGTATGGCCCGGACCCTGAGATGGCCGGAGTGGTAGACGCGGACCTACCTGAGGCGTGGGATTTACCCGGTCCGGGGGGCCAAGGGCTGCAAATGGACGCCGAGGTCCGCAGGGCGATTGAGAATGCTGCACAGGATCGCCTGATGCGCTACTACCGAGACCGCGGCTGGACCGTTACAGACACCCGGCAAAATCGCCCCTACGACGCTGAAGCGGTCAGGGGTGCTGAACGGATCTACCTTGAAGCGAAAGGCACCCAGAGTAGAGGAGACTCGGTTATAGTCACGCGCAATGAGGTCGATCACGCACGCCAGTATCCTGGACTTTGCGTGATGGGCGTGTGGTCCGGGATGCGGTTAGTGGACGGCGAAGTGGAGCCTGAGACGGGAGACTTCAGGATCGTTGACTTCAATCCAGAAGACCGGCAACTCCGTCCCCGTGACTTTGATTGGACGCTTCCCGGCGACGCAACATGA
- a CDS encoding IS3 family transposase (programmed frameshift): protein MSNPGPRAGGPSPRRSFTPAQKLAHLDAYQQACDDGTGGGAYLRSEGLYSSQITEWRKLRDAGVLEGKKPGETIGKLTAEQAEIARLRRQLEVSERKLARTEAALSIMEKARQLLEDISESAEQQPLVQETLTRAYTDLTKADIPTREAALLAGISRATATRKPRTPVTDLMPASAPLNKISPAERARILATVNSERFVDLPPVQIYAQLLDEGIYLCSISTFYRVLAENSQVKERRRQARHPPRTIPELIATGPGQVYSWDITKLAGPVKGKYLDCYVMIDIYSRYIVGAYVHAHESGELAVEMMKEIFGIHGIPEIVHADRGTSMTSKTVAALLSDLEVTRSHSRPRVSNDNPYSEAWFKTLKFAPVFPERFGSLPDARTFIASFVDGYNHTHRHTGIGLNTPADVHYGLAAGKAVERSKTLAAARQRNPERFATRKDPKILVIPDTAWINKPAEKNETKAAA from the exons ATGAGTAATCCTGGCCCCCGCGCCGGTGGCCCGAGTCCTCGAAGGTCGTTCACTCCGGCACAAAAATTAGCCCACCTGGACGCCTACCAGCAGGCCTGTGATGACGGCACCGGCGGCGGAGCCTACCTGCGGAGCGAGGGCCTGTATTCCTCGCAGATCACCGAGTGGCGCAAGCTCCGTGATGCCGGCGTGCTCGAGGGCAAAAAGCCCGGTGAGACGATCGGCAAACTCACTGCTGAACAAGCAGAAATCGCTCGTCTACGCCGGCAGCTGGAGGTGAGTGAACGCAAGCTGGCACGGACGGAAGCTGCGTTATCGATTATGGAAAAAGCACGACAGCTTTTGGAGGATATCTCCGAAAGCGCGGAACAACAGCCCT TGGTACAAGAAACCCTGACCAGAGCCTATACCGACCTTACAAAGGCGGACATTCCAACCAGGGAAGCGGCCCTCCTGGCCGGGATATCGAGGGCCACAGCGACCCGTAAGCCCCGGACACCGGTGACCGATTTGATGCCCGCCTCGGCCCCACTGAACAAGATCAGCCCAGCCGAACGCGCACGGATCCTGGCCACGGTGAATTCGGAGCGATTCGTGGACCTGCCGCCGGTCCAGATCTACGCCCAGCTCCTGGACGAGGGGATCTATTTGTGTTCAATCTCCACGTTCTACCGGGTTCTGGCCGAGAACAGCCAGGTCAAGGAACGCCGCCGGCAGGCACGCCATCCCCCCAGGACGATTCCGGAACTCATCGCGACAGGGCCCGGCCAGGTCTACTCCTGGGACATCACCAAACTCGCCGGTCCAGTGAAGGGGAAATACCTCGATTGCTACGTCATGATCGACATCTACTCCCGCTACATTGTCGGAGCCTACGTCCACGCCCATGAGTCCGGGGAGCTGGCGGTGGAGATGATGAAGGAGATCTTCGGCATTCACGGCATCCCGGAGATCGTCCACGCCGACCGTGGGACGTCCATGACGAGTAAAACGGTTGCCGCATTGCTCTCTGACTTGGAGGTCACCCGGTCGCATTCTCGGCCCCGGGTAAGCAATGACAACCCGTACAGCGAGGCGTGGTTCAAGACGCTGAAGTTCGCTCCCGTGTTCCCTGAACGCTTCGGCTCGCTGCCCGATGCGAGGACCTTCATTGCGTCCTTCGTCGACGGGTATAACCACACTCATCGCCACACCGGAATAGGCCTGAACACCCCCGCAGATGTCCACTACGGCCTTGCCGCCGGCAAAGCCGTCGAGCGCTCGAAAACCCTGGCCGCAGCACGCCAGAGGAACCCCGAACGATTCGCCACCAGGAAGGACCCCAAAATCCTGGTCATCCCCGACACGGCATGGATCAACAAACCAGCCGAGAAAAACGAAACAAAAGCAGCAGCCTAA